In one Neobacillus sp. CF12 genomic region, the following are encoded:
- a CDS encoding histidine kinase, which produces MKTKKPIYHSLLFKLFLSVFLIIGPLIIVHIVNNYYAVEVIRNQVAQSNKNMLNVYMNQIDQSLDGVENYLYQLTNTNTDLYYLEFNDSLEKNDYELAKLRLFQSINNQAYFYPAIDSIFIYSSAYDDFINTQKFADNYIERVAAAEEIKSVLKDNPEQIAAGRWNIWKGDKENYLLNFLKVEDVYVGAWVNMDKLILPFKYIDFGDTGRALLATSDNQPLTNKEFVEVEKLDLSFKGNDYAILGKNERFVVMKEKSTKADFYLLALIPESEILERLPFLERISSLITIGAVLFLFLFIFIMRKVFLKPINQIVTAMKKLRRGDLDIRLPQERNSTEFEVVNETFNHMISEIKDLKINVYEEKLNLQRAELKHLQLQINPHFFLNSLNIIYNLAQVKEYGLIQEMSKCLANYFRFMFRSNSYFVRLEEELKHTENYLRIQELRFPETFSYHVDSPEELKECKIPPLLIQTIAENSIKHAFNLDEQLEIHIIVKQESENPDYLVITIQDTGEGFPEDVLQSLEKDEPLSSEEGERIGIWNVKQRLALLYHENTKIQFFNEQGKGATVKIRLPIDKI; this is translated from the coding sequence ATGAAAACGAAGAAACCTATCTATCATTCATTACTGTTTAAGCTCTTTTTAAGTGTGTTTCTCATCATTGGACCTTTAATCATTGTCCATATCGTGAATAATTATTATGCAGTTGAAGTGATTAGAAATCAGGTAGCTCAATCCAATAAAAATATGCTTAATGTTTATATGAATCAAATTGACCAAAGTTTAGATGGCGTTGAGAATTATTTATATCAACTTACAAATACCAATACTGATTTATATTATCTGGAATTTAATGATTCGCTTGAAAAAAACGATTATGAATTAGCAAAGTTAAGATTATTTCAATCGATTAATAATCAAGCGTATTTTTATCCAGCCATAGATTCGATATTTATATATTCATCGGCATATGATGACTTTATAAATACACAAAAATTTGCAGATAATTACATAGAAAGAGTTGCTGCGGCTGAGGAAATTAAGAGCGTTCTGAAAGACAACCCTGAACAGATAGCAGCAGGACGTTGGAACATATGGAAAGGTGATAAAGAAAATTATTTACTTAACTTTTTGAAAGTTGAAGATGTATACGTTGGGGCATGGGTAAATATGGACAAGCTTATTTTACCTTTTAAATATATTGATTTTGGGGATACGGGTAGAGCGTTGTTAGCCACCTCAGACAATCAGCCGTTAACAAATAAGGAATTTGTCGAGGTGGAGAAATTAGACCTTTCTTTTAAAGGAAATGATTATGCCATTTTAGGGAAAAATGAACGTTTTGTCGTGATGAAGGAAAAGTCGACAAAAGCTGATTTTTATCTTTTAGCTTTAATCCCTGAAAGTGAAATCCTTGAGCGACTGCCGTTCTTAGAACGAATATCATCCTTAATTACCATCGGAGCTGTTTTATTCTTATTTCTATTCATCTTCATCATGAGAAAGGTTTTTTTGAAGCCAATTAATCAAATTGTTACAGCGATGAAAAAACTAAGACGAGGAGACTTAGATATCCGGCTTCCGCAGGAGCGTAATTCCACAGAGTTTGAAGTAGTAAATGAAACCTTTAACCATATGATTTCAGAAATTAAAGATTTAAAAATAAATGTATATGAGGAAAAATTAAATCTTCAAAGAGCGGAGCTGAAGCATCTTCAGTTACAAATAAACCCACATTTCTTTTTGAATTCATTAAATATTATTTATAATCTTGCACAAGTGAAGGAATATGGCCTTATTCAAGAGATGTCTAAGTGTCTCGCAAATTATTTTCGGTTTATGTTTCGGAGCAATTCGTATTTTGTAAGATTAGAGGAGGAACTAAAGCACACTGAAAATTATTTAAGAATTCAGGAACTTAGGTTCCCGGAAACATTCTCTTATCATGTGGACTCACCAGAAGAGTTGAAGGAATGTAAAATCCCACCACTATTGATTCAAACCATTGCTGAAAATTCGATTAAGCATGCCTTTAACTTAGATGAGCAGTTAGAGATTCATATTATCGTAAAACAGGAGTCAGAAAATCCAGATTATCTGGTGATAACGATTCAGGATACAGGGGAAGGTTTTCCAGAAGATGTTTTACAGAGCTTAGAAAAGGACGAACCTCTATCATCCGAAGAGGGTGAGCGGATTGGAATTTGGAATGTAAAACAAAGATTAGCATTGTTATATCATGAAAACACGAAAATACAATTTTTTAATGAACAAGGAAAAGGGGCAACCGTCAAGATAAGACTTCCTATAGATAAAATTTAA
- a CDS encoding alpha-L-arabinofuranosidase C-terminal domain-containing protein: MSYSAKVIIDSKAKKFPVSPSLYGLFFEEINRAGDGGIYGELIRNRSFEDTIIPERCHVNGCELHSPAGWVSPFEEVPGSIPGWHLRMQDSNAKAGIFLDGNDPLNLANSLSLRVEIEDPGDKKVSVYNEGFWGIPLKKNERYHLTFFAKKDSSFSGNLEITLENKQGEIVSFTPIEITSENWQKYEFVLESQGEDPEGILAFSTNEKGTYWLEFVSLFPQKTFMERKNGLRPDLVKRASDLKPTFLRFPGGCFVEGFSVETAYRWKNTIGDISERNSHWTLWNYRTTNGLGYHEYLQMAEDLGLELMYVVNCGLTCQGRPGEHIPLEDLDEWIEDMLDAIEYANGPISSKWGGLRAENGHPAPFNIKYIEIGNENFGPEYNVRYKLFYEAVKAKYPEIITIWNTHWEVGTETKGLPIEIVDEHFYADFDYYLMYHDMYDSYDRNGPKVYVGEYAMILGNGAGALKGAISEAAFMTGMERNQDIVVMSSYAPLYANIHHTNWTPNMIYFNGTDSYVSPSYHVQKVFAENRGDVVIESKVESESRFPAFNGGVSIRQKELPYVKDISITRADEILFKSDSLSEDNPLTKMEWDVLRIGGPTWNEYTVTMNAMLGEGLKLRLLDSTKEWQQNYLLWELDPQGESRLLHINGWSRVKLTPNQEVNVNQEDSNHLSAKVTNDSIYCYIDGQLVHEYKFVPIPSLTSVTTLDEKTNEVIVKLVNSSEYCLKTLIDIDGKEKLAGKQIILTSENSNDTNTLEEPNKVIPVETTLQLDNYLYDIPSYSVVILKIEL; encoded by the coding sequence ATGAGTTACTCTGCAAAAGTAATAATAGATAGTAAAGCTAAGAAATTTCCTGTTAGTCCTTCTTTATATGGTCTTTTTTTCGAAGAGATCAACCGTGCGGGTGATGGAGGAATATATGGAGAATTAATCAGAAATAGATCTTTTGAGGATACGATCATTCCAGAACGCTGCCATGTGAATGGATGTGAATTGCATTCACCAGCAGGATGGGTTTCTCCATTTGAAGAAGTCCCAGGGTCTATACCTGGATGGCACTTACGAATGCAAGATTCAAACGCTAAAGCAGGCATTTTTTTAGATGGGAATGATCCACTTAATCTTGCAAACTCCCTGTCACTCAGAGTAGAAATTGAAGATCCAGGTGATAAAAAAGTTTCTGTCTATAATGAAGGATTCTGGGGAATTCCTTTGAAAAAAAATGAAAGATACCATTTAACATTTTTCGCGAAAAAAGATAGCTCCTTTTCTGGAAATCTGGAAATTACTCTTGAAAATAAACAAGGGGAAATAGTATCCTTCACACCAATTGAAATAACTTCTGAAAATTGGCAGAAATACGAGTTCGTGTTAGAAAGTCAGGGAGAAGATCCTGAAGGGATTCTAGCATTCTCAACAAATGAGAAAGGTACATATTGGCTTGAGTTTGTTTCTTTATTTCCACAAAAAACGTTTATGGAAAGGAAAAACGGATTACGACCTGACTTAGTAAAAAGGGCTTCAGACTTAAAACCGACTTTTTTAAGATTTCCTGGGGGTTGCTTTGTTGAAGGGTTTTCCGTGGAAACAGCTTACCGTTGGAAGAATACGATAGGTGATATTAGCGAAAGAAACTCTCACTGGACATTGTGGAATTATAGGACAACCAATGGATTGGGTTATCATGAGTATTTGCAAATGGCGGAAGATCTTGGCTTAGAGCTTATGTACGTAGTGAACTGCGGGCTCACTTGTCAAGGGAGACCAGGCGAACACATCCCATTAGAAGACCTCGATGAATGGATCGAAGACATGCTTGATGCGATCGAGTATGCAAACGGCCCGATTTCAAGCAAGTGGGGTGGACTTCGTGCTGAAAACGGACATCCAGCACCCTTTAACATAAAATATATTGAAATTGGAAATGAAAATTTTGGTCCTGAATACAATGTCCGCTACAAATTATTTTATGAGGCGGTAAAAGCAAAATATCCTGAAATAATCACAATTTGGAACACCCATTGGGAGGTAGGAACAGAGACCAAAGGTTTACCGATCGAAATCGTAGATGAACATTTCTATGCTGACTTCGACTACTATTTAATGTATCACGATATGTATGATTCTTATGACCGGAATGGCCCTAAGGTTTACGTCGGGGAATATGCCATGATTCTCGGAAATGGAGCGGGTGCACTCAAAGGAGCTATAAGTGAAGCAGCATTTATGACGGGAATGGAACGAAATCAAGATATTGTTGTGATGTCTTCCTACGCTCCTCTATATGCCAATATCCATCATACTAACTGGACACCGAACATGATATATTTTAATGGAACAGATTCTTATGTGTCACCTTCCTACCATGTTCAAAAGGTTTTTGCAGAAAACAGAGGTGATGTGGTGATTGAGAGTAAGGTAGAATCTGAGAGTCGATTCCCCGCGTTTAATGGTGGAGTATCAATCAGACAAAAAGAACTTCCATATGTGAAGGATATAAGCATTACTAGGGCTGACGAAATTCTATTTAAGAGTGATTCTTTATCAGAAGATAATCCGCTAACAAAAATGGAGTGGGATGTCCTGCGAATTGGCGGCCCTACCTGGAACGAATATACCGTTACAATGAATGCCATGCTTGGAGAAGGATTAAAATTACGATTGCTTGATAGCACTAAAGAATGGCAACAAAACTATCTTCTTTGGGAACTCGACCCACAGGGAGAGAGCCGGTTACTTCACATTAATGGATGGTCTCGTGTAAAGCTAACTCCTAATCAGGAAGTTAACGTAAATCAAGAGGATTCTAACCATTTATCTGCCAAGGTTACCAATGATTCTATTTATTGTTATATAGATGGTCAACTTGTCCATGAATATAAATTTGTACCCATTCCATCTCTCACTTCTGTAACGACACTTGATGAAAAGACAAACGAGGTAATCGTGAAATTAGTAAATTCATCTGAATATTGTTTAAAAACGTTGATTGATATTGATGGGAAAGAGAAACTTGCAGGGAAGCAGATTATCTTAACCTCGGAGAATTCAAACGATACAAATACGCTGGAAGAGCCAAATAAGGTAATACCGGTTGAAACTACCTTACAATTGGATAATTATCTGTATGATATTCCTTCTTATAGTGTAGTCATTTTAAAAATAGAATTATAA
- a CDS encoding MurR/RpiR family transcriptional regulator, which translates to MFSSEVIATFNELETTLYDYICKNSEKVIYMRIRDLADETHVSTSTILRFCRKINCEGFSEFKVRLKLFLDKNEEKTIKSSQYALSDFIERTLKGNLDSIIKEAASLIVKSDNLIFIGTGSSGILAEYGARYFSSLGKFSMYVKDPYIPIHANYLHNSTTIALSVSGENSFTVSHLNQLKQKGSNIISITNNKHCTIAKMADINISYYVTEEWYKKSNITTQIPVVFILEETAREVQKLSQQME; encoded by the coding sequence ATGTTTTCAAGTGAAGTTATTGCAACCTTCAACGAGTTAGAAACGACTTTATATGACTATATTTGTAAAAATAGTGAAAAAGTTATCTACATGCGGATTCGCGATTTAGCAGACGAAACACATGTCTCAACGTCTACCATCCTTCGCTTTTGCAGGAAGATAAATTGTGAGGGATTTTCAGAATTCAAAGTAAGATTAAAGCTTTTTTTAGATAAAAATGAAGAAAAAACGATTAAAAGTAGTCAATATGCACTCTCTGATTTTATCGAGCGAACCTTAAAGGGGAACCTTGATTCTATTATAAAGGAGGCCGCTTCACTTATTGTAAAATCCGATAATCTTATTTTTATCGGGACAGGCAGTTCTGGAATATTGGCGGAGTATGGAGCAAGATATTTTTCTAGCCTTGGAAAATTCTCAATGTATGTAAAGGACCCTTATATCCCGATCCATGCAAATTATCTCCATAATAGTACAACGATTGCCTTATCAGTCTCAGGAGAAAATAGCTTTACCGTTTCGCATCTGAATCAGCTAAAACAAAAAGGCAGTAACATCATCTCTATCACCAATAACAAACATTGCACGATTGCAAAAATGGCAGATATCAATATATCCTATTACGTGACAGAAGAATGGTACAAGAAATCTAATATTACTACACAAATACCAGTTGTTTTTATCTTAGAAGAAACCGCTAGGGAAGTACAAAAGCTCTCACAACAAATGGAGTAG
- a CDS encoding 6-phospho-beta-glucosidase — translation MSKGIKIVTIGGGSSYTPELVEGFIKRFDELPIRELWLVDIEAGKEKLEIVGNLAKRMVAKAGLPIEVHLTLDRREALKDADFVTTQFRVGLLQARAKDERIPLKYNVIGQETNGPGGLFKGLRTIPVILEICKDIEELCPEAWLVNFTNPAGMVTEAILRYSNIKKVVGLCNVPIGMRMGIAKSLNVEPERVQVNFAGLNHMVFGLDTFLDGVSVQDQVIEAMANPENALTMKNISGLSWEPDFIRGLGVIPCGYHRYYYKTDEMLQEEVEKAETEGTRAEVVQKLETELFELYKDPTLDIKPPQLEKRGGAYYSDAACSLINSIYNDKRDIQPVNTRNNGAIASIPDDSAVEVNSVITKDGPKPISVGDLPVAVRGLVQQIKSFERVAAEAAVTGDYNTALLAMTINPLVPSDTVAKQILDEMLEAHKEHLPQFFTKVEA, via the coding sequence ATGTCTAAAGGAATAAAGATTGTTACAATTGGCGGAGGATCAAGTTACACACCTGAGTTAGTCGAAGGGTTTATTAAGCGTTTTGATGAACTTCCAATCAGAGAACTATGGTTAGTCGATATTGAAGCAGGAAAAGAAAAGTTAGAAATCGTTGGGAATCTTGCAAAGCGAATGGTTGCAAAGGCAGGACTTCCTATTGAGGTTCATTTAACATTAGATCGTAGAGAAGCATTAAAGGATGCTGACTTTGTTACCACTCAATTCCGCGTTGGCCTTTTGCAGGCGCGGGCGAAGGATGAGAGAATTCCTTTAAAATACAATGTAATCGGTCAAGAAACAAACGGTCCTGGCGGTTTATTTAAGGGTCTCCGCACCATTCCAGTTATTCTTGAAATCTGTAAAGATATTGAAGAGCTATGTCCTGAGGCGTGGCTTGTAAACTTTACAAATCCTGCAGGTATGGTAACCGAAGCAATCTTACGCTACAGTAATATTAAAAAGGTAGTCGGCTTATGTAACGTCCCAATTGGTATGAGAATGGGTATTGCGAAATCATTAAATGTTGAACCAGAAAGAGTGCAAGTCAACTTCGCAGGTCTTAACCACATGGTTTTCGGACTTGATACGTTCTTAGATGGAGTGAGTGTTCAAGACCAAGTCATTGAAGCGATGGCGAATCCGGAAAATGCACTAACCATGAAAAACATCTCTGGCCTTTCCTGGGAACCTGACTTCATTCGTGGTTTAGGTGTTATCCCATGTGGATATCACCGTTACTACTATAAAACGGATGAAATGTTACAAGAAGAAGTAGAAAAAGCTGAAACAGAAGGTACTCGGGCTGAAGTCGTTCAAAAATTAGAAACGGAATTGTTTGAACTTTATAAGGATCCAACCCTTGATATTAAGCCGCCTCAACTGGAAAAACGAGGTGGAGCCTATTATAGTGATGCTGCCTGCAGTCTCATAAACTCTATTTACAATGATAAGCGAGACATTCAACCAGTCAATACTCGTAACAATGGTGCGATTGCTAGCATTCCAGATGATTCTGCGGTTGAAGTAAACAGTGTGATAACAAAGGATGGTCCTAAGCCTATTTCTGTTGGAGATCTTCCTGTTGCTGTAAGAGGTTTGGTACAACAAATTAAATCCTTTGAACGTGTTGCTGCTGAAGCAGCCGTAACTGGTGACTATAACACAGCACTACTTGCCATGACGATTAATCCGCTTGTCCCATCGGACACTGTGGCAAAGCAGATTTTAGATGAAATGTTAGAAGCTCACAAAGAACATTTACCTCAATTTTTCACAAAAGTAGAAGCATAA
- a CDS encoding GntR family transcriptional regulator: protein MAQKTKYSMVKEQITQWITSGKVKPGEKIYSENELVKMFGVSRHTIRQAVGDLVHEGWLYREQGAGTFCSQPPSQDSPQIHPSQSIKNGKNIGVITTYISDYIFPSIIRGIESVLTAEGYTLTLACTNNDVELEKQCLQTMLSRNIDGLIVEPTRSSNYNPNIHYYLELEQNNIPYLMINQYYSQLQPPHIVMNDELGGFIATEHLIKLGHERIIGLFKTDDAQGVNRMQGFIRAFREHGLPFFPEMVISYTTEEMDTVLLEKVKQFFVSTEFPTAIVCYNDQLALQAVNILRDLGKNVPEDVSIVGYDDSFLAQASDIKLTTITHPKMKMGIDAANWIVSAVEKTGDRANSIVYEPELVVRNSTTSLIHDKKV from the coding sequence TTGGCACAAAAGACTAAATATAGTATGGTGAAGGAACAAATAACCCAATGGATCACCAGTGGTAAGGTGAAGCCTGGGGAAAAGATTTATTCCGAAAATGAATTAGTGAAAATGTTTGGCGTTAGCCGGCATACCATTCGCCAAGCTGTTGGGGATTTGGTTCATGAGGGATGGCTATACAGAGAACAAGGTGCTGGTACATTCTGTTCGCAGCCGCCCAGTCAAGATTCTCCTCAAATACATCCATCACAAAGTATAAAAAACGGAAAAAACATCGGTGTCATCACCACCTATATTTCTGATTATATTTTCCCCTCAATCATCAGGGGGATTGAATCTGTTTTGACAGCGGAAGGATATACATTAACACTTGCTTGTACAAATAATGATGTGGAATTAGAAAAACAGTGCTTGCAAACGATGTTAAGTAGAAATATTGATGGACTAATAGTAGAACCCACAAGAAGCAGTAATTACAACCCAAACATCCATTATTATCTCGAATTAGAACAAAATAATATACCATATTTAATGATCAACCAATATTATTCACAGCTTCAACCTCCCCATATTGTTATGAATGATGAACTCGGAGGCTTTATTGCGACAGAGCATTTAATTAAACTGGGGCACGAAAGAATTATTGGACTTTTTAAAACAGATGACGCACAAGGAGTAAACCGAATGCAAGGCTTTATTCGTGCGTTTAGAGAACATGGACTTCCTTTTTTTCCAGAGATGGTGATTTCATATACAACAGAAGAGATGGATACAGTACTTTTGGAAAAGGTTAAACAATTTTTTGTTTCTACTGAATTCCCTACTGCCATCGTTTGTTATAATGACCAATTAGCTTTGCAGGCGGTAAATATATTAAGAGACTTAGGAAAAAACGTTCCAGAGGATGTTTCCATTGTTGGGTACGATGATTCTTTTTTAGCACAGGCCTCTGATATAAAATTAACAACCATTACCCACCCTAAAATGAAAATGGGGATAGATGCAGCAAATTGGATTGTTTCAGCTGTTGAAAAAACAGGAGATAGAGCCAATTCTATCGTTTATGAACCCGAACTTGTGGTCAGAAATTCAACAACTTCTTTAATACATGACAAAAAGGTGTGA
- a CDS encoding PTS glucose transporter subunit IIA, with protein MFKNLFKSKKVETDTSILQPLEGEIVPLDVVPDPVFSQKMIGDGFAVNPINGTVVSPVDGEVISVFPTKHAVSLKSTDGREILIHVGLETVSLNGEGFTTFVQDGQAVQKGQKLLVADFDLIKDKVPSIITPVIFTNLAENERVVIEEHGVKITK; from the coding sequence ATGTTTAAGAATTTATTCAAAAGTAAAAAGGTAGAAACTGATACAAGCATTTTGCAGCCATTGGAGGGGGAGATTGTACCTTTAGATGTTGTTCCAGATCCTGTATTTTCACAGAAAATGATTGGTGATGGATTTGCGGTAAATCCGATTAACGGTACGGTGGTATCTCCAGTAGATGGAGAAGTAATCAGTGTATTCCCTACAAAACATGCAGTCAGCCTAAAATCTACTGATGGCAGGGAAATCTTAATTCATGTTGGACTTGAAACAGTTAGCTTAAACGGCGAAGGATTTACAACGTTTGTTCAGGATGGACAAGCTGTCCAAAAGGGTCAAAAGCTTCTTGTAGCTGACTTTGATTTGATTAAAGACAAAGTACCTTCCATTATTACGCCTGTTATATTCACCAATTTGGCCGAAAATGAAAGAGTCGTCATTGAAGAACATGGAGTAAAAATTACTAAGTAA
- a CDS encoding Gfo/Idh/MocA family oxidoreductase, with amino-acid sequence MIFDKVRWGILGCGNVTEVKSGPAFQKVANSELLAVMRRTGELAEDYAKRHNVSMWYDDAEALINDPDVDIIYIATPPGSHKEYTLMAAKAGKPVYVEKPMARNYAECEEMISACKDAGVPLFVAYYRRGHERFLKIKELLEREVIGEVRFVSSTQYQPVSKDMLEVEKLPWRVQPELSGGGLFFDLASHTLDIIGFLLGPITSVQGFASNQGGYYSAEDIVTGTYLFESGIHGVGNWCFTAYDYVDENIIVGSKGKITFSTFGNDLVLTTKHGTEEFRFEPPQHVHQPLVETIVKELTGENGKCPSTGVSGARTNWVMDQMVKAVNRNSNRK; translated from the coding sequence TTGATTTTTGATAAAGTTCGTTGGGGTATCCTTGGTTGTGGGAATGTGACGGAAGTAAAAAGTGGACCAGCATTTCAAAAGGTAGCAAACTCAGAGTTGCTTGCTGTGATGCGGAGAACGGGGGAGTTAGCCGAAGATTATGCAAAACGACACAATGTTTCTATGTGGTATGATGATGCCGAAGCACTCATTAATGACCCGGACGTTGATATAATCTATATTGCAACACCACCAGGATCGCATAAGGAATATACCCTGATGGCTGCAAAGGCAGGGAAACCGGTCTATGTAGAAAAACCGATGGCACGAAATTATGCAGAATGCGAAGAAATGATTAGTGCGTGCAAGGATGCAGGAGTTCCGCTATTTGTTGCTTATTACCGCAGGGGGCATGAGCGGTTTTTGAAAATAAAAGAACTTTTGGAACGCGAGGTAATTGGTGAGGTTCGGTTCGTGTCATCCACACAGTATCAACCAGTCAGTAAGGATATGTTGGAAGTAGAAAAACTTCCATGGAGGGTTCAACCAGAATTATCTGGTGGCGGATTGTTTTTCGATTTAGCCAGCCATACTCTTGATATAATAGGCTTTTTATTAGGTCCTATTACATCCGTTCAAGGTTTTGCTTCGAATCAAGGAGGATATTATAGTGCCGAGGATATTGTAACGGGTACCTATCTGTTTGAATCTGGTATTCATGGTGTTGGAAATTGGTGCTTTACTGCTTATGATTATGTAGATGAAAATATAATTGTCGGTAGTAAAGGAAAAATAACATTCTCAACATTTGGTAATGATCTTGTATTAACGACAAAGCATGGAACAGAGGAGTTTCGTTTCGAACCGCCACAGCATGTCCATCAACCTCTTGTCGAAACGATAGTAAAAGAACTTACTGGTGAGAATGGAAAGTGCCCAAGTACAGGAGTGTCTGGTGCAAGGACAAACTGGGTAATGGATCAAATGGTGAAGGCAGTTAATAGAAATAGTAATCGAAAATAA